In a genomic window of Pseudomonadota bacterium:
- a CDS encoding beta-lactamase family protein, with the protein MKSICLDTPQGRIEGQYDSAFASVADAFVANFSERDEVGASVALNLEGRTVVDLWGGRRTRDGAAWERDTVATVFSATKGAMALCAHMLADRGALDLDARISDYWPEFAVNGKEDARVGMTLDHSVGVPHVRDAVPAGGFYDYDAMVKRVAAEPAFWTPGTRVGYHAITMAWTVGELVHRAARQRLGAFFRDEVAAPLGLEFWIGMPRELHGRISPMIPATPDAPWLESRFVKAALGTPGTPTQLFMRDFMLVDANSADCHVAEIGSANGLANGRALAAMYAPLANGGSINNTRLVGPDTLTRMARTSMASHDDATLLARMNFSEGFMKAIDNRRRADVVNSSLLIGEGAFGHVGAGGSLGFADPACRMSFGYAMNRMGTGLLLNARGQSLVDAAYSALGYRSNASGAWIE; encoded by the coding sequence ATGAAGTCGATTTGCCTGGACACTCCACAAGGCCGCATCGAAGGCCAATACGACAGCGCCTTCGCGAGCGTGGCCGACGCCTTCGTCGCCAACTTCAGCGAGCGTGACGAGGTCGGCGCCAGCGTCGCGTTGAACCTGGAAGGACGCACGGTGGTGGACCTGTGGGGCGGACGCCGCACACGCGACGGCGCCGCCTGGGAACGTGACACCGTGGCCACGGTGTTCTCCGCCACCAAGGGCGCGATGGCCTTGTGCGCGCACATGCTGGCGGATCGCGGCGCGCTCGATCTCGATGCCAGGATCAGCGACTACTGGCCCGAATTCGCGGTCAACGGCAAGGAGGACGCGCGCGTCGGCATGACCTTGGACCACAGCGTCGGCGTGCCCCATGTACGCGACGCGGTACCGGCCGGCGGCTTCTACGATTACGACGCGATGGTGAAACGCGTGGCCGCCGAGCCGGCCTTCTGGACGCCGGGCACACGGGTCGGTTATCACGCCATCACCATGGCCTGGACGGTCGGCGAACTCGTGCATCGCGCCGCGCGCCAGCGTCTCGGCGCGTTCTTTCGTGACGAAGTGGCGGCACCGCTCGGCCTCGAGTTCTGGATAGGCATGCCGCGCGAACTGCACGGGCGTATCTCGCCGATGATTCCGGCCACGCCCGACGCGCCGTGGCTGGAATCGCGTTTCGTGAAAGCCGCGCTCGGCACGCCGGGCACGCCCACCCAGCTGTTCATGCGCGACTTCATGCTGGTCGATGCCAACAGCGCCGACTGTCACGTCGCCGAGATCGGCTCTGCCAATGGCCTTGCCAACGGGCGCGCCCTGGCCGCCATGTATGCGCCGCTCGCCAACGGCGGCAGCATCAACAACACGCGCCTGGTCGGGCCGGACACGCTGACGCGCATGGCGCGCACCAGCATGGCCAGCCACGACGACGCGACCTTGCTCGCGCGCATGAATTTCTCGGAAGGATTCATGAAGGCGATCGACAACCGTCGGCGCGCCGACGTGGTCAATTCCAGTCTCCTGATCGGCGAGGGCGCGTTCGGCCATGTCGGCGCCGGCGGCTCGCTGGGCTTCGCCGATCCGGCGTGTCGCATGAGCTTCGGCTACGCCATGAACCGCATGGGCACGGGCTTGTTGCTCAATGCGCGCGGCCAGTCACTGGTCGACGCGGCTTATAGCGCGCTTGGCTATCGAAGCAATGCGAGCGGCGCCTGGATTGAATGA
- the msrA gene encoding peptide-methionine (S)-S-oxide reductase MsrA, which yields MKFPRLLACLVTLIAWPWAAHAASAPMPATDHIKTLVLGSGCFWGAEKGYAALPGVVDAVSGYADGRNVEVNYEAISSREHKRDPDNYAEVVEVRYNSSLLSTRALLEHFFEAHDPTQKNRQGNDVGTQYRSLILYSDDEQRAAAVAARDDYQKLLSKAGYGAIVTDIKPLEKFHAAEEYHQDYLVKNPHGYCPNHATGVRFAAHVADATRAIDNHALLKGKHIVVLEAEHCPYCARFKKDVTDAYAGSVPLSFRDASGLGGLTLKTPTWATPTVYFLDDGKEVAGYQGYMSAAEFYQALGAFKLGKSQAYKVAFGKGTDSRYCRRYDEFKDTPDGVFIDKLSGAPLFDTRDRFNSGTGWLSFTRSVDGATLSVADHSYGMERTEVLSKSSGIHLGHVFDDGPNGQPRYCINATVLEFKPRVH from the coding sequence ATGAAATTTCCACGTTTGCTTGCCTGTCTTGTCACCTTGATTGCCTGGCCGTGGGCCGCTCACGCGGCGTCCGCCCCCATGCCCGCCACCGATCACATCAAGACCCTGGTGCTCGGCTCCGGCTGCTTCTGGGGCGCGGAGAAAGGCTACGCGGCGCTGCCGGGCGTGGTTGACGCGGTATCGGGCTATGCCGATGGCCGCAATGTCGAGGTCAACTACGAGGCCATCAGCAGTCGCGAACACAAGCGCGATCCGGACAACTACGCCGAGGTGGTGGAGGTGCGTTACAACAGCTCGCTGCTGTCCACCCGTGCGCTGCTCGAGCACTTCTTCGAGGCGCATGACCCGACGCAGAAGAACCGCCAGGGCAACGACGTCGGCACGCAGTATCGCTCGCTCATTCTCTACAGTGACGACGAGCAGCGCGCGGCCGCGGTCGCCGCGCGCGACGATTACCAGAAGCTGCTGAGCAAGGCCGGTTACGGCGCCATCGTCACCGATATCAAGCCGCTGGAGAAATTCCATGCGGCCGAGGAGTATCACCAGGACTACCTGGTCAAGAATCCCCACGGCTACTGCCCGAACCATGCCACCGGCGTGCGCTTCGCCGCTCATGTGGCTGACGCGACGCGCGCCATCGACAACCACGCGCTGCTGAAAGGCAAGCACATCGTGGTGCTGGAAGCCGAGCACTGCCCCTATTGCGCGCGCTTCAAGAAAGACGTCACCGATGCCTATGCCGGCAGCGTGCCGCTCAGCTTTCGTGATGCCTCCGGGCTCGGAGGTCTCACGCTCAAGACCCCGACCTGGGCCACGCCCACCGTGTATTTCCTCGATGACGGCAAGGAAGTCGCCGGTTACCAGGGCTATATGAGCGCCGCCGAGTTCTACCAGGCGCTGGGCGCTTTCAAGCTCGGCAAGAGCCAGGCCTACAAGGTCGCTTTCGGCAAGGGTACCGACAGCCGCTACTGCCGGCGCTACGACGAGTTCAAGGACACGCCCGACGGCGTGTTCATCGACAAGCTGAGCGGCGCGCCCTTGTTCGATACGCGTGACCGTTTCAATTCCGGCACCGGCTGGCTGTCCTTCACGCGCTCGGTGGACGGTGCGACGCTCAGCGTCGCCGATCACAGCTACGGCATGGAGCGCACCGAGGTGCTGTCCAAGAGCAGTGGCATCCATCTCGGCCACGTGTTCGACGATGGTCCCAACGGCCAGCCGCGTTACTGCATCAACGCCACGGTGCTGGAGTTCAAGCCGCGCGTCCATTGA
- the selD gene encoding selenide, water dikinase SelD, translating into MNDIRLTQFSHGGGCGCKIAPALLADMLSAVPQGLVPPDLMVGTEHSDDAAVYRLNDTQAIVATTDFFTPVVDDPHDFGRIAATNALSDVYAMGGTPIMALAVVGMPIDKLPAEVIGRILEGGASVCRAAGIPVAGGHSIDTLEPIYGLVALGVVNPEKVKTNAGAQAGDTLILSKPLGVGVLSAGLKKGLLSAEQYAEMLRWTTTLNRVGARLAHLPGVHALTDVTGFGLAGHLLEVCRASRLGAEVYARQLPIIDAALSLAKSGIATGASNRNWASYGSAVSLPGAAPAHLQTLVTDPQTSGGLLIACAAEAEQDVMGLVREVQGNEAWVVGRMVEGEPRISVA; encoded by the coding sequence ATGAATGATATTCGTCTGACCCAGTTCTCCCACGGTGGCGGCTGCGGCTGCAAGATTGCGCCGGCCCTGCTCGCCGACATGCTGTCGGCGGTGCCGCAGGGCCTCGTGCCGCCGGACCTCATGGTCGGCACCGAGCATTCCGACGACGCCGCCGTGTATCGCCTGAACGACACGCAGGCCATTGTCGCGACCACCGATTTCTTCACGCCGGTGGTGGATGACCCGCATGATTTCGGACGCATCGCCGCCACCAATGCGCTGTCGGACGTCTACGCCATGGGCGGCACGCCGATCATGGCGCTGGCGGTGGTCGGCATGCCCATCGACAAACTGCCGGCCGAGGTCATCGGACGCATCCTCGAAGGCGGCGCTTCGGTGTGTCGCGCGGCCGGTATTCCGGTGGCGGGCGGTCATTCCATCGATACCTTGGAGCCCATCTACGGCTTGGTCGCGCTGGGCGTGGTCAATCCGGAAAAAGTCAAAACCAATGCCGGCGCGCAGGCAGGAGACACCCTGATCCTGTCCAAGCCGCTCGGCGTGGGCGTGCTGTCGGCAGGACTCAAGAAAGGTCTGTTGAGCGCCGAGCAGTACGCCGAGATGCTGCGCTGGACCACCACGCTCAACCGCGTCGGCGCGCGCCTTGCGCACCTGCCCGGCGTGCATGCGTTGACCGACGTCACCGGCTTCGGCCTGGCCGGCCACCTGTTGGAAGTGTGTCGTGCCTCGCGTCTCGGCGCCGAGGTGTATGCCCGGCAGTTGCCGATCATCGACGCCGCGCTCAGCCTCGCCAAGAGCGGCATCGCCACCGGCGCCTCGAATCGCAACTGGGCGAGCTACGGCAGCGCGGTGTCGCTGCCCGGTGCGGCGCCAGCCCACCTGCAGACCCTGGTCACCGACCCTCAGACCAGCGGCGGCCTGCTCATCGCCTGTGCAGCGGAGGCGGAACAGGACGTCATGGGGCTGGTGCGCGAAGTGCAGGGCAACGAGGCGTGGGTGGTGGGGCGCATGGTGGAGGGTGAGCCACGCATCAGCGTCGCGTGA
- a CDS encoding amidohydrolase — translation MSESNAARVYTVDADGHVLEPRDTWQKYIAPRFRERAIRIDHDAKGNEVLLIDGQVLEAVRGRLAGLGGVDMDPTELLTTGLLSYEDGCPPGSHDPAARLAVLDEEGIDVALLYPTIGICWEGHVRDAALAHAYTEAYNRWLVDFCSHDFKRLVPIMHLNLLDVGLAVAEMRRAHAAGCRGIYISPDMYARDRRRFDDAALAPFWATAEELELPVAFHVVVRDQPTTSYADPLDDANGERFGLFNFAFLAIDVMAAFTELLTTGVLERYPRLKVTVLESGANWISAWLDRLDHKFEVMRSRTSLSMKPSEYFKRQCLVSADPDETITAEVVRHVGAQYFVWASDYPHIDASMGVVREMRERLAPLPAADQRLVLGENAARFYGLPR, via the coding sequence ATGTCCGAATCGAATGCGGCCCGCGTCTACACCGTCGACGCCGATGGCCATGTGTTGGAACCGCGCGATACCTGGCAGAAATACATCGCACCGCGCTTTCGCGAGCGCGCAATTCGTATCGACCACGATGCCAAAGGCAACGAGGTCTTGTTGATCGACGGCCAGGTATTGGAGGCCGTGCGCGGCCGCCTGGCAGGCTTGGGCGGCGTCGACATGGACCCGACCGAACTCCTGACCACTGGCCTTTTGAGCTACGAGGACGGCTGCCCGCCCGGCAGTCACGACCCGGCCGCGCGCCTCGCGGTACTGGATGAAGAAGGCATTGACGTGGCGCTGCTCTATCCCACCATCGGCATTTGCTGGGAGGGTCACGTGCGCGATGCGGCGCTGGCGCATGCCTACACCGAAGCCTACAACCGCTGGCTGGTCGACTTCTGCAGCCATGATTTCAAACGGCTGGTGCCCATCATGCATCTCAACCTGCTCGATGTCGGCCTGGCGGTGGCCGAGATGCGGCGCGCCCACGCGGCGGGCTGTCGCGGCATCTACATCTCGCCCGACATGTACGCGCGTGACCGCCGACGCTTCGACGATGCCGCGCTCGCGCCGTTCTGGGCGACGGCCGAGGAACTCGAACTGCCGGTGGCGTTCCACGTGGTGGTGCGCGACCAGCCCACCACCAGCTATGCCGACCCGCTCGACGATGCCAATGGCGAACGCTTCGGCCTGTTCAACTTCGCGTTCCTGGCCATCGACGTGATGGCGGCCTTCACCGAGTTGCTCACCACCGGCGTGCTGGAACGCTATCCGCGCCTCAAGGTGACGGTGCTGGAATCGGGCGCCAACTGGATCTCGGCGTGGCTGGACAGGCTCGATCACAAGTTCGAGGTGATGCGCTCACGCACGTCCTTGAGCATGAAGCCCAGCGAGTATTTCAAACGGCAGTGCCTGGTGTCGGCCGATCCGGACGAGACCATCACCGCCGAGGTGGTGCGCCACGTCGGCGCGCAATACTTCGTGTGGGCGTCGGACTATCCGCACATCGACGCCTCGATGGGCGTGGTGCGCGAGATGCGTGAGCGCCTGGCGCCGCTGCCGGCAGCCGACCAGCGCCTGGTGCTGGGCGAAAACGCGGCACGGTTCTATGGCTTGCCGCGCTGA
- a CDS encoding EAL domain-containing protein: MKSTDQDAAMTTSPTRATRTFGAWLAAIALAAAAPWLLHGVPHPGGLLLMSTFIVLLGVAFALSIDSRSRALQRMRARYLALAENSPDGIVVLDGDARIESVNAALLALSGYDAAELIGQPVDCLVPTAHAGHGQHVANYMKSPRMRYMGSGRELALRHRDGHNVAVEISLAPVITLDEFHVVAAVRDISARKAAERALQASERRLRGVTNALPGAVYQFERRADGHQGLTFLSDGIRALLDIDGAPTPTTLDALLTRVVAEDLPPLMHSIEQATRDGGPWMHEFRVRTERGAVRWVRGNSLPSPPDETGTCEWNGILIDVSETRQLSEQLAFQALHDGLTGLPNRRGFEARLLELLDASRASGALTVAFLDLDQFKVINDTCGHSAGDELLRQVATALKERLRSQDVLARLGGDEFAIIMASGLDLAEAVLQRVREALADMRFVWEGKAFNLSFSAGLVAAHGATPPAELLRCADAACYAAKDAGRNCVRVFHDQDTQVAIQHGQMRWVPLITDALQNHRFQLYAQPIMAIGAGRRPAVHYEVLLRMLLPDGELAPPGAFLPAAERYNLAPRLDRWVVARLFEFIEGLLAKGIACPTFNVNLSGLSVGDNATTHFIAEQLRRRSVPPTAICFEITETAAIAQLSQAREFIAQLKHLGCRFALDDFGSGISSFGQLKNLDIDYVKIDGMFVRDIARDPVDLVMVTAINDMAHALGIETVAEFIEDEEVLGLVRGIGVDFAQGYAVGRPQLLDESLVVDGAVALSPSPASRQARVC, translated from the coding sequence ATGAAGTCCACAGACCAGGACGCCGCGATGACGACCTCACCGACACGCGCTACCCGGACGTTCGGCGCTTGGCTGGCCGCGATTGCCTTGGCGGCGGCCGCTCCCTGGCTGCTGCACGGTGTGCCGCACCCCGGCGGCCTGCTGTTGATGTCGACGTTCATCGTGCTGCTGGGCGTGGCCTTCGCGCTCAGCATCGACAGCCGTTCCCGCGCATTGCAGCGCATGCGTGCCCGCTACTTGGCGCTGGCCGAGAACTCACCCGACGGCATCGTGGTGCTCGATGGCGATGCCCGGATCGAAAGCGTGAACGCCGCACTGTTGGCGCTTTCTGGATACGATGCCGCGGAGCTCATCGGCCAGCCGGTCGATTGCCTGGTGCCGACGGCGCATGCCGGCCATGGCCAGCACGTGGCGAATTACATGAAGAGCCCACGTATGCGCTACATGGGCAGCGGCAGGGAACTGGCGCTACGCCATCGCGACGGCCACAACGTGGCGGTGGAGATCAGCCTCGCGCCGGTCATCACCCTCGATGAATTCCACGTGGTGGCGGCGGTGCGCGACATCAGCGCCAGGAAAGCCGCCGAGCGTGCCTTGCAGGCGAGTGAGCGGCGCCTGCGCGGTGTGACCAATGCATTGCCGGGCGCGGTCTACCAGTTCGAGCGTCGCGCCGACGGTCACCAAGGCTTGACGTTCTTGAGCGATGGCATTCGAGCGCTGCTGGACATCGATGGCGCGCCCACGCCGACCACCCTCGATGCCCTGCTGACGCGGGTGGTGGCGGAAGACCTGCCGCCCCTCATGCACAGTATCGAACAGGCCACGCGCGACGGCGGGCCGTGGATGCACGAATTCCGTGTTCGCACCGAGCGCGGCGCGGTGCGCTGGGTGCGAGGCAACTCTCTACCGTCGCCGCCGGACGAAACCGGCACCTGCGAATGGAACGGTATCCTCATCGACGTCAGCGAGACCCGCCAGCTGTCCGAGCAACTCGCTTTCCAGGCGCTTCACGACGGCCTGACGGGCTTGCCCAATCGCCGTGGATTCGAAGCGCGCCTGCTCGAGTTGCTCGATGCCTCGCGCGCGAGCGGTGCGCTGACCGTGGCGTTCCTCGATCTCGACCAGTTCAAGGTCATCAACGATACCTGCGGGCACAGCGCGGGCGACGAACTGCTGCGCCAGGTGGCGACCGCCCTCAAGGAGCGCCTGCGTAGCCAGGACGTGCTCGCGCGCCTTGGTGGCGACGAGTTCGCGATCATCATGGCCAGCGGCCTGGACCTCGCCGAAGCGGTGCTGCAACGGGTGCGCGAAGCGCTGGCCGACATGCGCTTCGTGTGGGAAGGCAAGGCCTTCAATCTCAGCTTCAGCGCCGGCCTGGTGGCCGCCCATGGCGCGACGCCGCCGGCCGAACTGTTGCGCTGCGCCGACGCCGCTTGCTACGCGGCCAAGGACGCCGGGCGCAATTGCGTGCGGGTGTTCCATGACCAGGACACCCAGGTCGCCATTCAACACGGCCAGATGCGCTGGGTGCCGTTGATCACCGACGCGCTGCAGAACCATCGTTTCCAGCTCTATGCGCAGCCGATCATGGCGATCGGCGCCGGCCGCCGGCCAGCGGTGCACTACGAGGTGCTGCTGCGCATGCTGCTGCCGGACGGCGAGCTGGCGCCGCCCGGTGCGTTTCTGCCCGCCGCCGAACGTTACAACCTCGCGCCGCGCCTCGATCGCTGGGTGGTCGCGCGCCTGTTCGAATTCATCGAAGGGCTGCTCGCCAAAGGCATTGCGTGCCCGACCTTCAACGTCAACTTGTCGGGTTTGTCGGTGGGTGACAACGCCACCACGCACTTCATCGCCGAGCAACTCAGGCGTCGTTCGGTACCGCCGACCGCAATCTGTTTCGAGATCACGGAGACCGCCGCCATCGCGCAACTCTCGCAGGCGCGCGAGTTCATTGCACAGCTGAAGCACCTCGGTTGCCGCTTCGCCTTGGACGACTTCGGCAGCGGCATTTCCTCGTTTGGCCAGCTCAAGAACCTCGACATCGATTACGTCAAGATCGACGGCATGTTCGTGCGCGATATTGCCCGCGACCCGGTCGACCTGGTGATGGTCACGGCCATCAACGACATGGCGCATGCCCTCGGCATTGAGACCGTCGCGGAGTTCATCGAAGACGAAGAGGTGCTGGGCCTGGTGCGGGGCATCGGCGTCGACTTTGCGCAAGGCTACGCCGTCGGCCGCCCGCAGCTGCTGGACGAAAGCCTGGTGGTCGATGGCGCGGTCGCTCTGTCGCCGTCACCCGCGTCACGCCAGGCGCGCGTGTGCTGA
- a CDS encoding PAS domain-containing protein produces MGNEQQGTTPCVTRAQAAAGFGVWEYDVESDRVFCDARLSKFLGLDPPGEGKPAILRDIVHPDDRAAVDAAVHAALADDAAPVSIICRLVHRGSGEIRRIASRGGRIDDGTSRRLAGILLPLETEDALEDFFGSPEFVRALLGNRKVVAWAKDEQHRYGFVSENYQRLLGVSRAQWYGKTEDALWPADIAERIAHEHDALLSDERPTEVIDRMVTPGGEESYWASSKFVFRDLPGRRYVGGLSVDITALKRAEQAKRTSELRLEAFLDNERFRAWVMDDHGQLVFMNSTLRRALGLGENGLAEGRLESLFPAETAATVRLRIREVLARGEAMQYVEDSVDAGGHRSWWFKTKFPLAGADGRRYVGCMAMDISEQVELRRARDELRALLHQLQDGHELERKQLARDLHDVLGGTLTVLKSQLALLDTPSARGDPRRAAAISEKMHELIDTLLCDADRLVSWLRPPSLDHLGLGAALEQLAREFSALYSVDCHVSARDALPRLSESLTVNLYRIAQEGLTNVAKHANARHAIITLSVVDAHLVLTLEDDGQGKVSDAAARRGYGLLGMRERVHLLNGSLSLDTSPLGGLRLNISVPLAPSP; encoded by the coding sequence ATGGGCAATGAGCAACAGGGCACGACGCCCTGCGTGACACGGGCGCAAGCCGCGGCCGGCTTCGGCGTGTGGGAGTACGACGTCGAGTCCGACCGCGTGTTCTGTGACGCGCGCTTGAGCAAATTTCTGGGTCTCGACCCGCCGGGCGAAGGAAAGCCGGCGATACTGCGCGACATCGTCCATCCTGACGACCGGGCCGCGGTCGATGCCGCCGTGCATGCGGCGCTGGCCGACGATGCGGCACCAGTGTCCATCATTTGCCGCCTCGTTCATCGCGGCAGCGGCGAGATCCGCCGCATCGCCTCGCGCGGCGGACGCATCGATGACGGCACATCCCGCCGCCTGGCGGGCATCCTGCTGCCCTTGGAAACCGAGGACGCGCTCGAAGACTTTTTTGGCAGCCCCGAATTCGTGCGCGCCCTGCTCGGCAACCGCAAGGTCGTCGCGTGGGCGAAGGACGAGCAGCATCGCTACGGCTTCGTCAGCGAGAACTACCAGCGGCTGCTGGGCGTAAGCCGCGCGCAATGGTACGGCAAGACCGAGGACGCGCTATGGCCGGCGGACATCGCGGAAAGGATTGCCCACGAACACGATGCCCTGCTCAGCGACGAGCGTCCGACCGAGGTCATCGACCGCATGGTCACGCCCGGCGGCGAGGAAAGCTACTGGGCCTCGAGCAAATTCGTGTTCCGCGACCTGCCCGGCCGACGCTACGTGGGCGGCCTGAGTGTCGACATCACGGCCCTCAAGCGCGCCGAGCAAGCCAAGCGCACCAGCGAACTGCGACTCGAGGCGTTTCTCGACAACGAACGGTTCCGGGCCTGGGTGATGGATGACCACGGCCAATTGGTGTTCATGAATTCAACCCTGCGCCGCGCCCTTGGCCTTGGCGAAAACGGCCTGGCGGAGGGCCGCCTCGAGTCCCTGTTTCCCGCCGAAACGGCGGCGACCGTGCGCCTTCGCATTCGCGAAGTGCTGGCGCGCGGCGAGGCCATGCAGTACGTCGAAGACAGTGTCGACGCCGGCGGCCACCGCAGTTGGTGGTTCAAGACGAAATTTCCCCTGGCCGGCGCGGACGGCCGTCGCTATGTCGGCTGCATGGCAATGGACATCTCCGAGCAGGTGGAGCTGCGCCGCGCGCGGGACGAGCTACGCGCCTTGCTGCATCAGCTGCAGGATGGTCATGAGCTAGAGCGCAAACAGCTCGCGCGCGATCTGCACGACGTGCTGGGTGGCACGCTGACGGTGCTGAAATCGCAGCTCGCGTTGCTCGACACGCCCTCGGCGCGCGGCGACCCGCGGCGCGCCGCGGCCATCTCCGAGAAGATGCATGAGCTGATCGATACGCTGCTGTGCGATGCCGACCGCCTGGTGAGCTGGTTGCGCCCGCCCAGCCTCGACCACCTCGGCCTCGGCGCCGCCCTCGAGCAGCTGGCCCGCGAGTTCAGCGCCTTGTATTCCGTCGACTGCCACGTCAGTGCGCGGGACGCCTTACCGAGATTGAGCGAGTCGCTGACCGTCAATCTCTACCGCATCGCGCAGGAAGGTTTGACCAACGTCGCCAAGCATGCCAACGCGCGCCACGCCATCATCACGCTGTCGGTCGTCGACGCGCACCTCGTGTTGACGCTGGAAGACGACGGCCAGGGCAAGGTCAGCGACGCCGCCGCGCGTCGCGGCTATGGCTTGCTTGGCATGCGCGAGCGCGTACATCTGTTGAATGGCAGCCTGTCGCTCGACACCAGTCCGCTCGGCGGACTGCGCCTGAACATCAGCGTGCCGCTGGCGCCAAGCCCCTGA
- a CDS encoding STAS domain-containing protein translates to MNERIIISRSPIGLRLHVPQDLRFEDYREIRGVVERIGNARKIEVDISRLDSMPTWFLGLLLHVEERLGVRVSVTKVDNHLVDVFAIAGMERFIDEAPRESVAVSLSET, encoded by the coding sequence ATGAACGAACGAATCATCATCAGCCGCAGCCCCATCGGCCTGCGCCTACACGTGCCCCAGGATTTGCGCTTCGAGGATTACCGCGAAATCCGCGGCGTCGTGGAGCGGATTGGCAATGCGCGCAAAATCGAGGTCGACATTTCGCGCCTCGACAGCATGCCGACCTGGTTCCTGGGCTTGCTGCTGCACGTGGAGGAGCGCCTCGGCGTGCGCGTGTCGGTGACCAAGGTCGACAACCACCTGGTCGATGTCTTTGCCATCGCCGGCATGGAACGTTTCATCGACGAGGCGCCGCGCGAGTCCGTGGCTGTCTCATTGTCCGAAACGTGA
- a CDS encoding response regulator transcription factor, with protein MVKVMIIDDHPVVRWGFRQIVNELAPDIEIVADAANGPEALLELDRQSADVAVLDIGLGGRSGLELLERLRGHRSEVRVLFYTRYSEHDFALRAFQGGAKGYISKEESPAEIVRAVREVAAGGTYMSRTAAQILTSAVSNQRGEGEHENLSRREFEVFRMLVDGLSVTSIARRLHLSVKTISTHRSNVLAKLGVRSTADLVRYAIGRGLSS; from the coding sequence GTGGTCAAGGTGATGATAATCGACGATCACCCGGTCGTGCGCTGGGGATTCCGCCAGATAGTGAACGAACTTGCGCCCGATATCGAAATAGTCGCGGATGCCGCCAACGGCCCGGAGGCGCTGCTGGAACTCGACCGTCAGTCCGCGGACGTGGCCGTGCTCGACATCGGCCTGGGCGGGCGCAGCGGCCTCGAGCTGCTCGAGCGGCTGCGCGGTCATCGCAGTGAAGTACGCGTGTTGTTCTACACGCGCTATTCGGAACACGATTTTGCCCTGCGCGCGTTCCAGGGCGGCGCCAAGGGCTATATCAGCAAGGAAGAATCGCCGGCGGAGATCGTGCGTGCGGTACGTGAAGTGGCCGCCGGCGGCACCTACATGTCACGCACCGCGGCGCAGATCCTCACCTCGGCCGTGAGCAACCAACGCGGCGAAGGTGAACACGAGAACCTGAGCCGCCGTGAATTCGAAGTGTTCCGCATGCTGGTCGACGGCCTGTCGGTCACCTCCATCGCGCGGCGCCTGCATCTGAGCGTCAAGACCATCAGCACTCACCGCAGCAACGTTCTCGCCAAGCTGGGGGTGCGCAGCACGGCGGACCTGGTGCGCTATGCCATCGGTCGCGGTCTGAGTTCGTGA
- a CDS encoding response regulator, protein MKHDSHKTHAILVVEDDPGLLRFLVQALKVSGYNTTSAESAAAAREVIEHEHIDLALIDIGLPDGDGIELGQRLATEHGIPFIHLTGQTESDAIERAARSGAITYLVKPVGIEQLTAAVATALTRATEISKLMRSVEKLSGDFEDKKAVSIAVGIVMERFGLSDGEAFEVLRYAARSHQEKLQTLAERLIAGHGGLELLASLSKYLRKFEPTRKQGDS, encoded by the coding sequence ATGAAGCACGACAGTCACAAGACCCACGCCATTCTCGTCGTCGAAGACGACCCGGGCTTGCTGCGCTTCCTGGTGCAGGCGCTCAAGGTCAGCGGCTACAACACCACCAGCGCCGAGTCCGCCGCCGCCGCGCGCGAAGTCATCGAGCACGAACACATCGATCTGGCGCTCATCGACATCGGCCTGCCCGATGGCGATGGCATCGAACTCGGCCAGCGTCTCGCCACCGAACACGGCATTCCGTTCATCCATCTCACCGGGCAGACCGAAAGCGATGCCATAGAACGCGCGGCACGCAGCGGTGCGATCACCTACCTGGTCAAGCCGGTCGGCATCGAGCAACTCACCGCGGCGGTCGCCACCGCCCTCACCCGCGCCACCGAGATCAGCAAACTGATGCGCTCGGTGGAAAAGCTGTCGGGCGATTTCGAAGACAAGAAAGCCGTCAGCATCGCGGTCGGCATCGTCATGGAGCGCTTCGGGCTGAGCGACGGCGAGGCCTTCGAAGTGCTGCGCTACGCCGCGCGCAGCCACCAGGAAAAACTGCAGACCCTGGCCGAGCGCCTGATCGCCGGCCACGGCGGCCTGGAACTGCTGGCGAGCCTCAGCAAGTACCTGCGCAAGTTCGAGCCGACGCGCAAGCAGGGCGACAGCTGA